A section of the Phaseolus vulgaris cultivar G19833 chromosome 8, P. vulgaris v2.0, whole genome shotgun sequence genome encodes:
- the LOC137825083 gene encoding LOB domain-containing protein 18-like has protein sequence MSGSGAGSSTTGSPCGACKFLRRKCIPGCIFAPYFDAEQGTNHFAAVHKVFGASNVSKLLLSIPVHKRLDAVITICYEAQSRLRDPVYGCVSHIFALQQQVVNLQAELSYLQGHFAQMEVPHPPPPPLTQSVATPRFSVSDLPSTTAAAAATATYDLSSLFDPTGQVSWAMQHRAMDPRQYMGHPPSASTRVNVQAVAGDLSHRHGSPPSPPASSNASPSLSLSK, from the exons ATGAGTGGTAGTGGTGCTGGTAGCAGCACCACTGGTAGCCCTTGTGGAGCTTGCAAGTTTCTCAGAAGAAAATGTATTCCTGGTTGTATCTTTGCTCCGTATTTCGATGCGGAGCAAGGAACAAACCATTTTGCTGCTGTGCACAAGGTTTTTGGGGCTAGCAATGTGTCCAAGCTTCTCCTTAGCATTCCTGTGCACAAAAGGCTTGATGCAGTCATCACCATTTGTTATGAAGCACAATCACGCCTCAGAGATCCTGTTTATGGCTGTGTTTCGCACATCTTTGCCCTTCAGCAACAG GTGGTGAACTTACAAGCAGAACTCTCATACCTACAAGGCCACTTTGCCCAAATGGAGGTACCTCATCCGCCGCCACCTCCTCTAACGCAATCGGTGGCGACACCGCGATTCTCAGTGAGCGATCTACCATCGACCACCGCAGCGGCAGCGGCAACCGCCACTTATGACCTGTCTTCACTTTTTGATCCAACAGGGCAAGTTTCATGGGCCATGCAACATAGGGCAATGGACCCACGTCAATACATGGGTCATCCTCCATCAGCTTCTACTAGGGTTAACGTTCAAGCTGTGGCAGGTGACCTTTCTCACAGACATGGTTCTCCTCCATCACCTCCTGCTTCAAGCAATGCTTCACCATCTCTGTCCCTTTCCAAATGA
- the LOC137824439 gene encoding 65-kDa microtubule-associated protein 3-like isoform X1: MFSNRKFGQQETTCHLLLKELQIIWDEVGESDSQRDAMLLEIKQKCLDLYRNKVDEAKLYRAQIQQEITDYEGEIAGICAALGEQSLHFDPKSCGSLKKAREKVVSQLEEMRKLKTEKKKQFAEVLYHLKNISIELHGSKVLDAYLDENNLSLKRLEELQKQLLQLQNEKASRLKQVSDQLNTLNSLCSVLGLDVKDKICEICPTMVNSSLTKDVSDNTIKNLTSEIQSLREIKIHRMQKLQSLAVALLEMWDLMDTPLEEQQKFLHVTSKIAALESEFAESKILSIDSVIYVEKEVERLQELKSIKMKELLLKKKLKLEEICRKTHLTTQTVLPGQHSLEFLDYDQIEHLITKTNEEALGRKEILEKVEKWFAACQEESWLEEYNRDDNRYNSGRGVHLALKRAEKARALLSKIPGLVEAIISKVKAWEKERGQDFLYDGSRLLSILEDYSILRQEKENERLRHRDQKKLQGQLMAEHETLFGSKPSPSSKSGYKASRCSTGIPSIRKFSIGGAMLQDQRHASLVHQSNKKGNITNHKGSILRNKNIYHSTQSSAGNDNSKAVGHSVKTASSAEKNIEILSSLTRKPLSPLSPAVLSTTNISNLQEDHNSKLQNVATQQKSQMLTATPPSRPYIAGAEENMTPKNMTLPVPTTPLTSIPMLTATTPDTVYSGTTASSKTSQSFEYSFEEVRAGFMLPKTYAQ, from the exons ATGTTCAGCAATCGTAAATTTGGTCAACAAGAAACAACATGCCATTTGTTGCTAAAAGAACTCCAG ATAATATGGGATGAAGTTGGAGAGTCTGATTCTCAAAGGGATGCAATGTTACTGGAAATAAAACAGAAGTGTCTGGATTTGTATAGAAACAAAGTGGATGAAGCCAAACTGTATAGAGCACAAATTCAGCAAGAAATTACCGATTATGAGGGAGAAATTGCTGGCATCTGTGCAGCATTGGGTGAACAATCACTGCAT TTTGATCCAAAGTCTTGTGGAAGCTTGAAGAAAGCACGTGAAAAAGTGGTTTCACAACTTGAGGAGATGCGCAAGCTGAAAACCGAAAAGAAGAAACAGTTTGCAGAGGTCTTATATCATTTGAAGAATATCTCTATTGAGCTTCATGGCTCCAAGGTGCTTGATGCATATTTAGATGAGAACAACTTGTCTTTGAAAAGACTAGAGGAATTGCAGAAGCAATTACTTCAATTACAAAATGAAAAG GCCAGTCGACTGAAGCAGGTGTCTGACCAACTCAACACTCTCAATTCATTGTGCTCGGTCCTTGGTTTAGATGTCAAAGACAAAATTTGTGAGATCTGCCCTACCATGGTTAATTCATCTCTAACAAAAGATGTTAGTGACAATACAATAAAGAATCTGACTTCTGAGATACAAAGTTTGAGAGAGATTAAAATACACAGAATGCAGAAG CTTCAAAGTCTTGCAGTTGCTCTATTAGAGATGTGGGATTTGATGGATACACCGCTAGAGGAACAACAGAAATTTCTCCATGTGACCAGTAAAATTGCAGCTTTGGAATCTGAATTTGCTGAGTCTAAAATACTTTCAATTGACTCCGTCATTTAc GTTGAGAAGGAAGTTGAAAGGCTTCAAGAACTTAAATCAATCAAAATGAAAGAACTGTTGCTGAAAAAGAAGTTGAAGTTAGAAGAAATATGCAGGAAAACACATCTGACTACACAAACAGTTTTACCAGGCCAACATTCACTTGAGTTTTTAGACTACG ATCAAATTGAACACCTAATTACTAAGACAAACGAAGAAGCTCTTGGCCGGAAAGAAATTCTGGAAAAGgttgagaagtggtttgctgCATGTCAAGAAGAAAGCTGGCTGGAGGAGTACAATAGG GATGATAATCGTTATAATTCTGGAAGAGGTGTACATCTTGCCTTGAAACGTGCTGAGAAGGCCCGTGCTTTATTAAGCAAAATTCCTG GCTTGGTAGAGGCAATAATTTCAAAAGTTAAAGCATGGGAGAAAGAAAGAGGACAAGATTTTTTGTATGATGGA AGCCGGCTACTTTCCATTCTTGAAGATTACAGCATTTTAAGGCAGGAGAAAGAGAATGAAAGGCTAAGGCACAGG GATCAAAAGAAACTTCAGGGACAACTGATGGCCGAGCATGAAACACTTTTTGGTTCAAAACCCAGCCCATCATCTAAAAGTGGGTACAAGGCTTCTAGATGTTCTACAGGAATTCCAAGTATTAGAAAATTTTCCATTGGTGGAGCAATGCTTCAGGATCAAAGACATGCCTCTCTTGTTCACCAATCTAACAAAAAGGGTAACATTACCAATCACAAAGGCTCCATTCTTCGCAACAAGAATATTTACCATTCAACTCAATCCTCag CAGGAAATGATAACTCTAAAGCTGTGGGTCATTCAGTGAAGACTGCAAGCAGTGCAGAAAAGAACATTGAAATTCTGTCATCATTGACCAGGAAGCCCCTCTCTCCTCTTTCTCCTGCAGTCCTGTCGACAACCAACATATCAAATCTTCAAGAAGACCATAATAGTAAACTACAGAATGTAGCAACACAGCAAAAAAGTCAAATGCTAACAGCAACTCCACCCTCCAGGCCATACATAGCTGGTGCTGAAGAAAACATGACACCAAAGAATATGACTCTTCCAGTGCCTACCACTCCTTTGACTTCCATCCCCATGTTGACTGCCACTACACCAGACACTGTATATTCTGGTACCACTGCTTCTTCAAAGACTAGCCAATCATTTGAATATTCATTTGAGGAGGTAAGAGCTGGTTTTATGCTCCCAAAAACCTATGCTCAATGA
- the LOC137824439 gene encoding 65-kDa microtubule-associated protein 3-like isoform X2, with amino-acid sequence MFSNRKFGQQETTCHLLLKELQIIWDEVGESDSQRDAMLLEIKQKCLDLYRNKVDEAKLYRAQIQQEITDYEGEIAGICAALGEQSLHFDPKSCGSLKKAREKVVSQLEEMRKLKTEKKKQFAEVLYHLKNISIELHGSKVLDAYLDENNLSLKRLEELQKQLLQLQNEKASRLKQVSDQLNTLNSLCSVLGLDVKDKICEICPTMVNSSLTKDVSDNTIKNLTSEIQSLREIKIHRMQKLQSLAVALLEMWDLMDTPLEEQQKFLHVTSKIAALESEFAESKILSIDSVIYVEKEVERLQELKSIKMKELLLKKKLKLEEICRKTHLTTQTVLPGQHSLEFLDYDQIEHLITKTNEEALGRKEILEKVEKWFAACQEESWLEEYNRDDNRYNSGRGVHLALKRAEKARALLSKIPGLVEAIISKVKAWEKERGQDFLYDGSRLLSILEDYSILRQEKENERLRHRDQKKLQGQLMAEHETLFGSKPSPSSKSGYKASRCSTGIPSIRKFSIGGAMLQDQRHASLVHQSNKKGNITNHKGSILRNKNIYHSTQSSGNDNSKAVGHSVKTASSAEKNIEILSSLTRKPLSPLSPAVLSTTNISNLQEDHNSKLQNVATQQKSQMLTATPPSRPYIAGAEENMTPKNMTLPVPTTPLTSIPMLTATTPDTVYSGTTASSKTSQSFEYSFEEVRAGFMLPKTYAQ; translated from the exons ATGTTCAGCAATCGTAAATTTGGTCAACAAGAAACAACATGCCATTTGTTGCTAAAAGAACTCCAG ATAATATGGGATGAAGTTGGAGAGTCTGATTCTCAAAGGGATGCAATGTTACTGGAAATAAAACAGAAGTGTCTGGATTTGTATAGAAACAAAGTGGATGAAGCCAAACTGTATAGAGCACAAATTCAGCAAGAAATTACCGATTATGAGGGAGAAATTGCTGGCATCTGTGCAGCATTGGGTGAACAATCACTGCAT TTTGATCCAAAGTCTTGTGGAAGCTTGAAGAAAGCACGTGAAAAAGTGGTTTCACAACTTGAGGAGATGCGCAAGCTGAAAACCGAAAAGAAGAAACAGTTTGCAGAGGTCTTATATCATTTGAAGAATATCTCTATTGAGCTTCATGGCTCCAAGGTGCTTGATGCATATTTAGATGAGAACAACTTGTCTTTGAAAAGACTAGAGGAATTGCAGAAGCAATTACTTCAATTACAAAATGAAAAG GCCAGTCGACTGAAGCAGGTGTCTGACCAACTCAACACTCTCAATTCATTGTGCTCGGTCCTTGGTTTAGATGTCAAAGACAAAATTTGTGAGATCTGCCCTACCATGGTTAATTCATCTCTAACAAAAGATGTTAGTGACAATACAATAAAGAATCTGACTTCTGAGATACAAAGTTTGAGAGAGATTAAAATACACAGAATGCAGAAG CTTCAAAGTCTTGCAGTTGCTCTATTAGAGATGTGGGATTTGATGGATACACCGCTAGAGGAACAACAGAAATTTCTCCATGTGACCAGTAAAATTGCAGCTTTGGAATCTGAATTTGCTGAGTCTAAAATACTTTCAATTGACTCCGTCATTTAc GTTGAGAAGGAAGTTGAAAGGCTTCAAGAACTTAAATCAATCAAAATGAAAGAACTGTTGCTGAAAAAGAAGTTGAAGTTAGAAGAAATATGCAGGAAAACACATCTGACTACACAAACAGTTTTACCAGGCCAACATTCACTTGAGTTTTTAGACTACG ATCAAATTGAACACCTAATTACTAAGACAAACGAAGAAGCTCTTGGCCGGAAAGAAATTCTGGAAAAGgttgagaagtggtttgctgCATGTCAAGAAGAAAGCTGGCTGGAGGAGTACAATAGG GATGATAATCGTTATAATTCTGGAAGAGGTGTACATCTTGCCTTGAAACGTGCTGAGAAGGCCCGTGCTTTATTAAGCAAAATTCCTG GCTTGGTAGAGGCAATAATTTCAAAAGTTAAAGCATGGGAGAAAGAAAGAGGACAAGATTTTTTGTATGATGGA AGCCGGCTACTTTCCATTCTTGAAGATTACAGCATTTTAAGGCAGGAGAAAGAGAATGAAAGGCTAAGGCACAGG GATCAAAAGAAACTTCAGGGACAACTGATGGCCGAGCATGAAACACTTTTTGGTTCAAAACCCAGCCCATCATCTAAAAGTGGGTACAAGGCTTCTAGATGTTCTACAGGAATTCCAAGTATTAGAAAATTTTCCATTGGTGGAGCAATGCTTCAGGATCAAAGACATGCCTCTCTTGTTCACCAATCTAACAAAAAGGGTAACATTACCAATCACAAAGGCTCCATTCTTCGCAACAAGAATATTTACCATTCAACTCAATCCTCag GAAATGATAACTCTAAAGCTGTGGGTCATTCAGTGAAGACTGCAAGCAGTGCAGAAAAGAACATTGAAATTCTGTCATCATTGACCAGGAAGCCCCTCTCTCCTCTTTCTCCTGCAGTCCTGTCGACAACCAACATATCAAATCTTCAAGAAGACCATAATAGTAAACTACAGAATGTAGCAACACAGCAAAAAAGTCAAATGCTAACAGCAACTCCACCCTCCAGGCCATACATAGCTGGTGCTGAAGAAAACATGACACCAAAGAATATGACTCTTCCAGTGCCTACCACTCCTTTGACTTCCATCCCCATGTTGACTGCCACTACACCAGACACTGTATATTCTGGTACCACTGCTTCTTCAAAGACTAGCCAATCATTTGAATATTCATTTGAGGAGGTAAGAGCTGGTTTTATGCTCCCAAAAACCTATGCTCAATGA